In a genomic window of Suricata suricatta isolate VVHF042 chromosome 12, meerkat_22Aug2017_6uvM2_HiC, whole genome shotgun sequence:
- the SEMA3F gene encoding semaphorin-3F isoform X2: MPVAGLLLWASLLTGAWPATPTQDHLPAMPRVRLSFKELKATGTAHFFNFLLNTTDYRILLKDEDHDRMYVGSKDYVLSLDLHDINREPLIIHWAASPQRIEECVLSGKDGNGECGNFVRLIQPWNRTHLYVCGTGAYNPMCTYVNRGRRAQDYIFYLEPERLESGKGKCPYDPKLDTASALINEELYAGVYIDFMGTDAAIFRTLGKQTAMRTDQYNSRWLNDPSFIHAELIPDSAERNDDKLYFFFRERSAEAPQSPAVYARIGRICLNDDGGHCCLVNKWSTFLKARLVCSVPGEDGIETHFDELQDVFVQQTQDVRNPIIYAVFTSSGSVFRGSAVCVYSMADIRMVFNGPFAHKEGPNYQWMPFSGKMPYPRPGTCPGGTFTPSMKSTKDYPDEVINFMRSHPLMYQAVYPLQRRPLVVRTGAPYRLTTVAVDQVDAADGRYEVLFLGTDHGTVQKVIVLPKDDQEMEELMLEEVEVFKDPAPVKTMTISSKRQQLYVASAVGVTHLSLHRCQAYGAACADCCLARDPYCAWDGQACSRYTASSKRRSRRQDVRHGNPIRQCRGFNSNANKNTVESVQYGVAGSAAFLECQPRSPQATVKWLFQRDPSDRRREIRAEDRFLRTEQGLLLRALQLSDRGLYSCTATENNFKHVVTRVQLHVLGRDAVHAALFPLPAVSAPPPPGAGPPTPPYQELAQLLAQPEVGLIHQYCQGYWRHVPPSPREAPGAPRPPEPQDQKKPRNRRHHPPDT, from the exons AACTGAAGGCCACAGGCACTGCCCACTTCTTCAACTTCCTGCTCAACACAACCGACTATCGAATCCTGCTCAAAGACGAGGACCATGACCGCATGTACGTGGGCAGCAAGGACTACGTGCTGTCCCTGGACCTGCATGACATCAACCGTGAGCCCCTCATT ATCCACTGGGCAGCTTCCCCACAGCGCATTGAGGAGTGCGTGCTCTCAGGCAAGGATGGCAAT GGTGAGTGCGGGAACTTCGTCAGGCTCATCCAGCCCTGGAACCGAACACACCTGTATGTGTGTGGGACCGGCGCCTACAACCCCATGTGCACCTATGTAAACCGCGGCCGCCGTGCCCAG gATTACATCTTCTACCTGGAGCCTGAGAGACTCGAGTCAGGGAAGGGCAAGTGTCCATACGACCCCAAGCTGGACACAGCCTCAGCCCTCATCA ATGAGGAGCTCTATGCTGGTGTGTACATCGACTTCATGGGCACCGATGCAGCCATCTTCCGCACGCTGGGAAAGCAGACGGCCATGCGCACAGATCAGTACAACTCGCGGTGGCTGAATG ACCCTTCATTCATCCATGCCGAGCTCATCCCTGACAGCGCCGAGCGCAACGACGACAAGCTCTACTTCTTCTTCCGCGAGCGATCGGCAGAGGCGCCACAGAGCCCCGCCGTGTACGCCCGCATTGGGCGCATCTGCCTG AATGATGACGGTGGCCACTGCTGCCTGGTCAATAAGTGGAGCACATTCCTGAAGGCACGACTGGTGTGCTCTGTGCCCGGCGAGGATGGCATTGAGACTCACTTCGATGAGCTCC agGATGTGTTTGTCCAGCAGACACAGGATGTGAGGAACCCGATCATTTATGCTGTTTTTACCTCCTCGGG CTCCGTGTTCCGAGGCTCTGCCGTGTGTGTCTACTCCATGGCTGATATCCGCATGGTCTTCAATGGGCCCTTTGCCCACAAAGAGGGCCCCAACTACCAGTGGATGCCATTCTCAGGGAAGATGCCCTACCCACGGCCTGGCACG TGCCCTGGCGGAACCTTCACACCATCCATGAAGTCCACCAAGGACTACCCTGACGAAGTAATTAACTTCATGCGCAGCCACCCGCTCATGTACCAGGCCGTGTACCCTCTGCAGCGGCGGCCCCTGGTCGTCCGCACAGGCGCTCCCTATCGGCTCACCACTGTCGCCGTGGACCAGGTGGATGCAGCCGATGGGCGCTATGAGGTGCTTTTCCTGGGCACAG ACCACGGGACAGTGCAGAAGGTCATCGTATTGCCCAAGGATGACCAGGAGATGGAGGAGCTCATGCTGGAGGAGGTGGAGGTCTTCAAG GACCCAGCACCTGTTAAGACCATGACCATCTCTTCCAAGAGG CAACAACTGTACGTGGCCTCGGCTGTGGGTGTCACACACCTGAGCCTGCACCGCTGCCAGGCGTATGGGGCTGCCTGTGCCGACTGCTGCCTCGCCCGGGACCCCTACTGTGCCTGGGATGGCCAGGCCTGTTCCCGCTACACAGCATCTTCCAAGAG GCGGAGCCGCCGGCAAGATGTACGGCATGGGAATCCCATCAGGCAGTGTCGTGGGTTCAACTCCAACG CCAACAAGAATACCGTGGAGTCTGTGCAGTACGGTGTGGCAGGGAGCGCCGCTTTCCTCGAGTGCCAGCCTCGCTCGCCCCAGGCCACCGTTAAGTGGCTGTTCCAGCGAGATCCCAGTGACCGGCGCCGTGAG ATTCGTGCAGAGGACCGTTTCCTGCGCACAGAGCAGGGCTTGCTGCTTCGCGCCCTGCAGCTCAGTGACCGCGGCCTCTACTCCTGCACAGCCACCGAGAACAACTTCAAGCATGTCGTCACGCGGGTACAGCTGCACGTACTGGGTCGAGATGCCGTCCATGCTGCCCTCTTCCCACTGCCAGCTGTGAGCGCCCCGCCGCCGCCAGGCGCCggcccccccacacccccttaCCAGGAGCTGGCCCAGCTGCTGGCCCAGCCGGAAGTGGGCCTCATCCACCAGTACTGCCAGGGCTACTGGCGCCATGTGCCCCCAAGCCCCAGGGAGGCCCCAGGGGCACCCAGGCCTCCTGAACCCCAGGACCAGAAAAAGCCCCGGAACCGCCGTCACCACCCGCCAGACACATGA
- the GNAT1 gene encoding guanine nucleotide-binding protein G(t) subunit alpha-1 → MGAGASAEEKHSRELEKKLKEDAEKDARTVKLLLLGAGESGKSTIVKQMKIIHQDGYSLEECLEFIAIIYGNTLQSILAIVRAMTTLNIQYGDSARQDDARKLMHMADTIEEGTMPKEMSDIIQRLWKDSGIQACYERASEYQLNDSAGYYLSDLERLVSPGYVPTEQDVLRSRVKTTGIIETQFSFKDLNFRMFDVGGQRSERKKWIHCFEGVTCIIFIAALSAYDMVLVEDDEVNRMHESLHLFNSICNHRYFATTSIVLFLNKKDVFSEKIKKAHLSICFPDYDGPNTYEDAGNYIKVQFLELNMRRDVKEIYSHMTCATDTQNVKFVFDAVTDIIIKENLKDCGLF, encoded by the exons ATGGGGGCTGGGGCCAGTGCTGAGGAGAAGCACTCAAGGGAGCTGGAAAAGAAGCTAAAAGAAGATGCTGAGAAGGATGCTCGAACCGTGAAACTACTGCTTCTGG gtGCGGGTGAGTCCGGAAAGAGCACCATTGTCAAGCAGATGAA GATTATCCACCAGGATGGGTACTCTCTGGAAGAGTGCCTCGAGTTCATTGCCATCATCTACGGCAATACGCTGCAGTCCATCCTCGCTATCGTGCGTGCCATGACCACGCTCAACATTCAGTATGGAGACTCTGCGCGTCAG GACGACGCCCGGAAGCTGATGCACATGGCGGACACCATCGAGGAGGGCACGATGCCCAAGGAGATGTCGGACATCATCCAGCGGCTGTGGAAGGATTCTGGTATCCAGGCCTGTTACGAACGCGCCTCTGAGTACCAGCTCAACGACTCCGCGGGCTA CTACCTCTCCGACCTGGAGCGCCTGGTAAGCCCGGGCTACGTGCCCACGGAGCAGGACGTGCTGCGCTCGCGTGTCAAGACCACGGGTATCATTGAGACTCAGTTCTCCTTTAAGGACCTCAACTTCCG GATGTTCGATGTGGGCGGACAGCGCTCAGAGCGCAAGAAGTGGATCCATTGCTTCGAGGGTGTAACATGCATAATCTTCATCGCTGCACTGAGCGCCTACGACATGGTGCTGGTGGAGGACGACGAAGTG AACCGCATGCACGAGAGCCTGCACCTGTTCAACAGCATCTGCAACCACCGCTATTTCGCCACCACGTCCATTGTGCTCTTCCTCAACAAGAAGGACGTTTTCTCCGAGAAGATAAAAAAGGCACATCTCAGCATCTGCTTCCCGGATTACGACG GGCCCAACACGTACGAGGACGCGGGCAACTACATCAAGGTGCAGTTCCTTGAGCTCAACATGCGACGCGACGTGAAGGAGATCTATTCCCATATGACTTGCGCTACGGACACGCAGAACGTCAAGTTTGTCTTCGACGCTGTCACTGATATCATCATCAAGGAAAACCTCAAAGATTGCGGCCTCTTTTGA
- the SEMA3F gene encoding semaphorin-3F isoform X3, whose product MPVAGLLLWASLLTGAWPATPTQDHLPAMPRVRLSFKELKATGTAHFFNFLLNTTDYRILLKDEDHDRMYVGSKDYVLSLDLHDINREPLIIHWAASPQRIEECVLSGKDGNGECGNFVRLIQPWNRTHLYVCGTGAYNPMCTYVNRGRRAQATSWTQMQVVRGRGSRATDGALRPTPPAPRQDYIFYLEPERLESGKGKCPYDPKLDTASALINEELYAGVYIDFMGTDAAIFRTLGKQTAMRTDQYNSRWLNDPSFIHAELIPDSAERNDDKLYFFFRERSAEAPQSPAVYARIGRICLNDDGGHCCLVNKWSTFLKARLVCSVPGEDGIETHFDELQDVFVQQTQDVRNPIIYAVFTSSGSVFRGSAVCVYSMADIRMVFNGPFAHKEGPNYQWMPFSGKMPYPRPGTCPGGTFTPSMKSTKDYPDEVINFMRSHPLMYQAVYPLQRRPLVVRTGAPYRLTTVAVDQVDAADGRYEDPAPVKTMTISSKRQQLYVASAVGVTHLSLHRCQAYGAACADCCLARDPYCAWDGQACSRYTASSKRRSRRQDVRHGNPIRQCRGFNSNANKNTVESVQYGVAGSAAFLECQPRSPQATVKWLFQRDPSDRRREIRAEDRFLRTEQGLLLRALQLSDRGLYSCTATENNFKHVVTRVQLHVLGRDAVHAALFPLPAVSAPPPPGAGPPTPPYQELAQLLAQPEVGLIHQYCQGYWRHVPPSPREAPGAPRPPEPQDQKKPRNRRHHPPDT is encoded by the exons AACTGAAGGCCACAGGCACTGCCCACTTCTTCAACTTCCTGCTCAACACAACCGACTATCGAATCCTGCTCAAAGACGAGGACCATGACCGCATGTACGTGGGCAGCAAGGACTACGTGCTGTCCCTGGACCTGCATGACATCAACCGTGAGCCCCTCATT ATCCACTGGGCAGCTTCCCCACAGCGCATTGAGGAGTGCGTGCTCTCAGGCAAGGATGGCAAT GGTGAGTGCGGGAACTTCGTCAGGCTCATCCAGCCCTGGAACCGAACACACCTGTATGTGTGTGGGACCGGCGCCTACAACCCCATGTGCACCTATGTAAACCGCGGCCGCCGTGCCCAG GCCACGTCCTGGACCCAGATGCAGGTGGTCAGAGGCCGAGGCAGCAGAGCCACAGATGGTGCCCTCCGCCCGACGCCTCCAGCCCCACGCCAG gATTACATCTTCTACCTGGAGCCTGAGAGACTCGAGTCAGGGAAGGGCAAGTGTCCATACGACCCCAAGCTGGACACAGCCTCAGCCCTCATCA ATGAGGAGCTCTATGCTGGTGTGTACATCGACTTCATGGGCACCGATGCAGCCATCTTCCGCACGCTGGGAAAGCAGACGGCCATGCGCACAGATCAGTACAACTCGCGGTGGCTGAATG ACCCTTCATTCATCCATGCCGAGCTCATCCCTGACAGCGCCGAGCGCAACGACGACAAGCTCTACTTCTTCTTCCGCGAGCGATCGGCAGAGGCGCCACAGAGCCCCGCCGTGTACGCCCGCATTGGGCGCATCTGCCTG AATGATGACGGTGGCCACTGCTGCCTGGTCAATAAGTGGAGCACATTCCTGAAGGCACGACTGGTGTGCTCTGTGCCCGGCGAGGATGGCATTGAGACTCACTTCGATGAGCTCC agGATGTGTTTGTCCAGCAGACACAGGATGTGAGGAACCCGATCATTTATGCTGTTTTTACCTCCTCGGG CTCCGTGTTCCGAGGCTCTGCCGTGTGTGTCTACTCCATGGCTGATATCCGCATGGTCTTCAATGGGCCCTTTGCCCACAAAGAGGGCCCCAACTACCAGTGGATGCCATTCTCAGGGAAGATGCCCTACCCACGGCCTGGCACG TGCCCTGGCGGAACCTTCACACCATCCATGAAGTCCACCAAGGACTACCCTGACGAAGTAATTAACTTCATGCGCAGCCACCCGCTCATGTACCAGGCCGTGTACCCTCTGCAGCGGCGGCCCCTGGTCGTCCGCACAGGCGCTCCCTATCGGCTCACCACTGTCGCCGTGGACCAGGTGGATGCAGCCGATGGGCGCTATGAG GACCCAGCACCTGTTAAGACCATGACCATCTCTTCCAAGAGG CAACAACTGTACGTGGCCTCGGCTGTGGGTGTCACACACCTGAGCCTGCACCGCTGCCAGGCGTATGGGGCTGCCTGTGCCGACTGCTGCCTCGCCCGGGACCCCTACTGTGCCTGGGATGGCCAGGCCTGTTCCCGCTACACAGCATCTTCCAAGAG GCGGAGCCGCCGGCAAGATGTACGGCATGGGAATCCCATCAGGCAGTGTCGTGGGTTCAACTCCAACG CCAACAAGAATACCGTGGAGTCTGTGCAGTACGGTGTGGCAGGGAGCGCCGCTTTCCTCGAGTGCCAGCCTCGCTCGCCCCAGGCCACCGTTAAGTGGCTGTTCCAGCGAGATCCCAGTGACCGGCGCCGTGAG ATTCGTGCAGAGGACCGTTTCCTGCGCACAGAGCAGGGCTTGCTGCTTCGCGCCCTGCAGCTCAGTGACCGCGGCCTCTACTCCTGCACAGCCACCGAGAACAACTTCAAGCATGTCGTCACGCGGGTACAGCTGCACGTACTGGGTCGAGATGCCGTCCATGCTGCCCTCTTCCCACTGCCAGCTGTGAGCGCCCCGCCGCCGCCAGGCGCCggcccccccacacccccttaCCAGGAGCTGGCCCAGCTGCTGGCCCAGCCGGAAGTGGGCCTCATCCACCAGTACTGCCAGGGCTACTGGCGCCATGTGCCCCCAAGCCCCAGGGAGGCCCCAGGGGCACCCAGGCCTCCTGAACCCCAGGACCAGAAAAAGCCCCGGAACCGCCGTCACCACCCGCCAGACACATGA
- the SEMA3F gene encoding semaphorin-3F isoform X1: MPVAGLLLWASLLTGAWPATPTQDHLPAMPRVRLSFKELKATGTAHFFNFLLNTTDYRILLKDEDHDRMYVGSKDYVLSLDLHDINREPLIIHWAASPQRIEECVLSGKDGNGECGNFVRLIQPWNRTHLYVCGTGAYNPMCTYVNRGRRAQATSWTQMQVVRGRGSRATDGALRPTPPAPRQDYIFYLEPERLESGKGKCPYDPKLDTASALINEELYAGVYIDFMGTDAAIFRTLGKQTAMRTDQYNSRWLNDPSFIHAELIPDSAERNDDKLYFFFRERSAEAPQSPAVYARIGRICLNDDGGHCCLVNKWSTFLKARLVCSVPGEDGIETHFDELQDVFVQQTQDVRNPIIYAVFTSSGSVFRGSAVCVYSMADIRMVFNGPFAHKEGPNYQWMPFSGKMPYPRPGTCPGGTFTPSMKSTKDYPDEVINFMRSHPLMYQAVYPLQRRPLVVRTGAPYRLTTVAVDQVDAADGRYEVLFLGTDHGTVQKVIVLPKDDQEMEELMLEEVEVFKDPAPVKTMTISSKRQQLYVASAVGVTHLSLHRCQAYGAACADCCLARDPYCAWDGQACSRYTASSKRRSRRQDVRHGNPIRQCRGFNSNANKNTVESVQYGVAGSAAFLECQPRSPQATVKWLFQRDPSDRRREIRAEDRFLRTEQGLLLRALQLSDRGLYSCTATENNFKHVVTRVQLHVLGRDAVHAALFPLPAVSAPPPPGAGPPTPPYQELAQLLAQPEVGLIHQYCQGYWRHVPPSPREAPGAPRPPEPQDQKKPRNRRHHPPDT; the protein is encoded by the exons AACTGAAGGCCACAGGCACTGCCCACTTCTTCAACTTCCTGCTCAACACAACCGACTATCGAATCCTGCTCAAAGACGAGGACCATGACCGCATGTACGTGGGCAGCAAGGACTACGTGCTGTCCCTGGACCTGCATGACATCAACCGTGAGCCCCTCATT ATCCACTGGGCAGCTTCCCCACAGCGCATTGAGGAGTGCGTGCTCTCAGGCAAGGATGGCAAT GGTGAGTGCGGGAACTTCGTCAGGCTCATCCAGCCCTGGAACCGAACACACCTGTATGTGTGTGGGACCGGCGCCTACAACCCCATGTGCACCTATGTAAACCGCGGCCGCCGTGCCCAG GCCACGTCCTGGACCCAGATGCAGGTGGTCAGAGGCCGAGGCAGCAGAGCCACAGATGGTGCCCTCCGCCCGACGCCTCCAGCCCCACGCCAG gATTACATCTTCTACCTGGAGCCTGAGAGACTCGAGTCAGGGAAGGGCAAGTGTCCATACGACCCCAAGCTGGACACAGCCTCAGCCCTCATCA ATGAGGAGCTCTATGCTGGTGTGTACATCGACTTCATGGGCACCGATGCAGCCATCTTCCGCACGCTGGGAAAGCAGACGGCCATGCGCACAGATCAGTACAACTCGCGGTGGCTGAATG ACCCTTCATTCATCCATGCCGAGCTCATCCCTGACAGCGCCGAGCGCAACGACGACAAGCTCTACTTCTTCTTCCGCGAGCGATCGGCAGAGGCGCCACAGAGCCCCGCCGTGTACGCCCGCATTGGGCGCATCTGCCTG AATGATGACGGTGGCCACTGCTGCCTGGTCAATAAGTGGAGCACATTCCTGAAGGCACGACTGGTGTGCTCTGTGCCCGGCGAGGATGGCATTGAGACTCACTTCGATGAGCTCC agGATGTGTTTGTCCAGCAGACACAGGATGTGAGGAACCCGATCATTTATGCTGTTTTTACCTCCTCGGG CTCCGTGTTCCGAGGCTCTGCCGTGTGTGTCTACTCCATGGCTGATATCCGCATGGTCTTCAATGGGCCCTTTGCCCACAAAGAGGGCCCCAACTACCAGTGGATGCCATTCTCAGGGAAGATGCCCTACCCACGGCCTGGCACG TGCCCTGGCGGAACCTTCACACCATCCATGAAGTCCACCAAGGACTACCCTGACGAAGTAATTAACTTCATGCGCAGCCACCCGCTCATGTACCAGGCCGTGTACCCTCTGCAGCGGCGGCCCCTGGTCGTCCGCACAGGCGCTCCCTATCGGCTCACCACTGTCGCCGTGGACCAGGTGGATGCAGCCGATGGGCGCTATGAGGTGCTTTTCCTGGGCACAG ACCACGGGACAGTGCAGAAGGTCATCGTATTGCCCAAGGATGACCAGGAGATGGAGGAGCTCATGCTGGAGGAGGTGGAGGTCTTCAAG GACCCAGCACCTGTTAAGACCATGACCATCTCTTCCAAGAGG CAACAACTGTACGTGGCCTCGGCTGTGGGTGTCACACACCTGAGCCTGCACCGCTGCCAGGCGTATGGGGCTGCCTGTGCCGACTGCTGCCTCGCCCGGGACCCCTACTGTGCCTGGGATGGCCAGGCCTGTTCCCGCTACACAGCATCTTCCAAGAG GCGGAGCCGCCGGCAAGATGTACGGCATGGGAATCCCATCAGGCAGTGTCGTGGGTTCAACTCCAACG CCAACAAGAATACCGTGGAGTCTGTGCAGTACGGTGTGGCAGGGAGCGCCGCTTTCCTCGAGTGCCAGCCTCGCTCGCCCCAGGCCACCGTTAAGTGGCTGTTCCAGCGAGATCCCAGTGACCGGCGCCGTGAG ATTCGTGCAGAGGACCGTTTCCTGCGCACAGAGCAGGGCTTGCTGCTTCGCGCCCTGCAGCTCAGTGACCGCGGCCTCTACTCCTGCACAGCCACCGAGAACAACTTCAAGCATGTCGTCACGCGGGTACAGCTGCACGTACTGGGTCGAGATGCCGTCCATGCTGCCCTCTTCCCACTGCCAGCTGTGAGCGCCCCGCCGCCGCCAGGCGCCggcccccccacacccccttaCCAGGAGCTGGCCCAGCTGCTGGCCCAGCCGGAAGTGGGCCTCATCCACCAGTACTGCCAGGGCTACTGGCGCCATGTGCCCCCAAGCCCCAGGGAGGCCCCAGGGGCACCCAGGCCTCCTGAACCCCAGGACCAGAAAAAGCCCCGGAACCGCCGTCACCACCCGCCAGACACATGA
- the SEMA3F gene encoding semaphorin-3F isoform X4, producing MTACTWAARTTCCPWTCMTSTIHWAASPQRIEECVLSGKDGNGECGNFVRLIQPWNRTHLYVCGTGAYNPMCTYVNRGRRAQATSWTQMQVVRGRGSRATDGALRPTPPAPRQDYIFYLEPERLESGKGKCPYDPKLDTASALINEELYAGVYIDFMGTDAAIFRTLGKQTAMRTDQYNSRWLNDPSFIHAELIPDSAERNDDKLYFFFRERSAEAPQSPAVYARIGRICLNDDGGHCCLVNKWSTFLKARLVCSVPGEDGIETHFDELQDVFVQQTQDVRNPIIYAVFTSSGSVFRGSAVCVYSMADIRMVFNGPFAHKEGPNYQWMPFSGKMPYPRPGTCPGGTFTPSMKSTKDYPDEVINFMRSHPLMYQAVYPLQRRPLVVRTGAPYRLTTVAVDQVDAADGRYEVLFLGTDHGTVQKVIVLPKDDQEMEELMLEEVEVFKDPAPVKTMTISSKRQQLYVASAVGVTHLSLHRCQAYGAACADCCLARDPYCAWDGQACSRYTASSKRRSRRQDVRHGNPIRQCRGFNSNANKNTVESVQYGVAGSAAFLECQPRSPQATVKWLFQRDPSDRRREIRAEDRFLRTEQGLLLRALQLSDRGLYSCTATENNFKHVVTRVQLHVLGRDAVHAALFPLPAVSAPPPPGAGPPTPPYQELAQLLAQPEVGLIHQYCQGYWRHVPPSPREAPGAPRPPEPQDQKKPRNRRHHPPDT from the exons ATGACCGCATGTACGTGGGCAGCAAGGACTACGTGCTGTCCCTGGACCTGCATGACATCAACC ATCCACTGGGCAGCTTCCCCACAGCGCATTGAGGAGTGCGTGCTCTCAGGCAAGGATGGCAAT GGTGAGTGCGGGAACTTCGTCAGGCTCATCCAGCCCTGGAACCGAACACACCTGTATGTGTGTGGGACCGGCGCCTACAACCCCATGTGCACCTATGTAAACCGCGGCCGCCGTGCCCAG GCCACGTCCTGGACCCAGATGCAGGTGGTCAGAGGCCGAGGCAGCAGAGCCACAGATGGTGCCCTCCGCCCGACGCCTCCAGCCCCACGCCAG gATTACATCTTCTACCTGGAGCCTGAGAGACTCGAGTCAGGGAAGGGCAAGTGTCCATACGACCCCAAGCTGGACACAGCCTCAGCCCTCATCA ATGAGGAGCTCTATGCTGGTGTGTACATCGACTTCATGGGCACCGATGCAGCCATCTTCCGCACGCTGGGAAAGCAGACGGCCATGCGCACAGATCAGTACAACTCGCGGTGGCTGAATG ACCCTTCATTCATCCATGCCGAGCTCATCCCTGACAGCGCCGAGCGCAACGACGACAAGCTCTACTTCTTCTTCCGCGAGCGATCGGCAGAGGCGCCACAGAGCCCCGCCGTGTACGCCCGCATTGGGCGCATCTGCCTG AATGATGACGGTGGCCACTGCTGCCTGGTCAATAAGTGGAGCACATTCCTGAAGGCACGACTGGTGTGCTCTGTGCCCGGCGAGGATGGCATTGAGACTCACTTCGATGAGCTCC agGATGTGTTTGTCCAGCAGACACAGGATGTGAGGAACCCGATCATTTATGCTGTTTTTACCTCCTCGGG CTCCGTGTTCCGAGGCTCTGCCGTGTGTGTCTACTCCATGGCTGATATCCGCATGGTCTTCAATGGGCCCTTTGCCCACAAAGAGGGCCCCAACTACCAGTGGATGCCATTCTCAGGGAAGATGCCCTACCCACGGCCTGGCACG TGCCCTGGCGGAACCTTCACACCATCCATGAAGTCCACCAAGGACTACCCTGACGAAGTAATTAACTTCATGCGCAGCCACCCGCTCATGTACCAGGCCGTGTACCCTCTGCAGCGGCGGCCCCTGGTCGTCCGCACAGGCGCTCCCTATCGGCTCACCACTGTCGCCGTGGACCAGGTGGATGCAGCCGATGGGCGCTATGAGGTGCTTTTCCTGGGCACAG ACCACGGGACAGTGCAGAAGGTCATCGTATTGCCCAAGGATGACCAGGAGATGGAGGAGCTCATGCTGGAGGAGGTGGAGGTCTTCAAG GACCCAGCACCTGTTAAGACCATGACCATCTCTTCCAAGAGG CAACAACTGTACGTGGCCTCGGCTGTGGGTGTCACACACCTGAGCCTGCACCGCTGCCAGGCGTATGGGGCTGCCTGTGCCGACTGCTGCCTCGCCCGGGACCCCTACTGTGCCTGGGATGGCCAGGCCTGTTCCCGCTACACAGCATCTTCCAAGAG GCGGAGCCGCCGGCAAGATGTACGGCATGGGAATCCCATCAGGCAGTGTCGTGGGTTCAACTCCAACG CCAACAAGAATACCGTGGAGTCTGTGCAGTACGGTGTGGCAGGGAGCGCCGCTTTCCTCGAGTGCCAGCCTCGCTCGCCCCAGGCCACCGTTAAGTGGCTGTTCCAGCGAGATCCCAGTGACCGGCGCCGTGAG ATTCGTGCAGAGGACCGTTTCCTGCGCACAGAGCAGGGCTTGCTGCTTCGCGCCCTGCAGCTCAGTGACCGCGGCCTCTACTCCTGCACAGCCACCGAGAACAACTTCAAGCATGTCGTCACGCGGGTACAGCTGCACGTACTGGGTCGAGATGCCGTCCATGCTGCCCTCTTCCCACTGCCAGCTGTGAGCGCCCCGCCGCCGCCAGGCGCCggcccccccacacccccttaCCAGGAGCTGGCCCAGCTGCTGGCCCAGCCGGAAGTGGGCCTCATCCACCAGTACTGCCAGGGCTACTGGCGCCATGTGCCCCCAAGCCCCAGGGAGGCCCCAGGGGCACCCAGGCCTCCTGAACCCCAGGACCAGAAAAAGCCCCGGAACCGCCGTCACCACCCGCCAGACACATGA